In Miniphocaeibacter halophilus, the following proteins share a genomic window:
- a CDS encoding MATE family efflux transporter: MDNKAMNKNITKSLLVFTIPLILSGLFQQLFNWVDAFIVGNVEGEMALAGIGATTSIYNLFVTVIIGFTSGLAVLSAQQYGRGLEKKIKTTLSSYSIILGGIFLIVSIIGVIFTNKILIIMNTPENIFSSAKSYMEIMLIGIPFLAIYNTYSAVLRGIGNSRAPFFSILVSSVSNVVLDILLVAVFSYGAAGAAIATVISQIAMTIFIIGYTRKNYPMLSFSFSDKNILNLDSFKEGTMFGLPPAIQSGVSSVGNVYLQQFMNGFGEQTVAAITTAYRVDSVIFLPIINFSSGIATIVAQNIGAGNKKRAKKVFKIGTIMMVFISLSLTFLVLILGKYLIAIFGLTAESVAIGKSFFYAIARFYLIYGLSMAIRGYLEGNGDMLFSGIVGILSLLVRIVCSYAFKPVFNNMVVAYAEAFSWIFLLTVFLLRLYQKNRKEKLET, encoded by the coding sequence ATGGATAATAAAGCAATGAATAAAAATATTACCAAATCTCTACTTGTTTTTACCATTCCATTAATTTTAAGCGGATTATTTCAGCAGTTGTTTAATTGGGTCGATGCTTTTATTGTTGGTAATGTTGAAGGTGAAATGGCTTTAGCCGGAATTGGAGCAACTACATCTATTTATAATTTATTTGTTACTGTTATAATAGGTTTTACTTCCGGTTTGGCAGTATTATCTGCTCAACAATATGGAAGGGGCTTAGAGAAGAAAATAAAAACCACCCTTTCTTCTTATTCAATAATACTAGGTGGAATATTCCTAATAGTTTCTATTATAGGTGTTATTTTCACCAATAAAATTTTAATTATTATGAATACTCCTGAAAACATATTTTCAAGTGCGAAAAGCTATATGGAAATTATGCTTATAGGTATACCATTTCTTGCTATATATAATACATATTCTGCTGTTTTACGTGGTATTGGCAATAGTAGGGCTCCATTTTTTTCTATATTGGTTTCTTCTGTGTCAAATGTAGTACTGGATATTCTTCTAGTTGCTGTTTTTTCTTATGGAGCTGCCGGAGCTGCCATTGCAACAGTAATTTCACAAATAGCAATGACAATATTTATTATTGGATATACTAGAAAAAATTATCCAATGCTTAGTTTTTCCTTTTCCGATAAAAATATTTTAAATTTAGATTCTTTTAAAGAAGGAACTATGTTTGGTTTACCTCCTGCAATTCAATCTGGAGTAAGTTCAGTAGGAAATGTTTATCTTCAACAGTTTATGAATGGCTTTGGTGAGCAGACAGTTGCAGCCATTACAACAGCCTATCGTGTTGATAGTGTTATTTTTCTTCCAATAATTAACTTTAGCTCAGGTATTGCAACAATTGTTGCACAAAATATAGGGGCCGGAAATAAAAAACGGGCAAAAAAGGTCTTTAAAATTGGAACTATTATGATGGTATTTATATCTCTAAGCTTAACTTTCTTAGTACTTATATTAGGAAAATATTTAATTGCAATATTTGGCTTAACAGCTGAATCGGTAGCTATTGGAAAATCTTTTTTCTATGCCATTGCTCGCTTTTACTTGATTTATGGTCTTAGTATGGCTATTAGAGGTTATTTAGAAGGAAATGGTGATATGCTTTTTTCCGGTATTGTCGGTATACTTTCTCTACTTGTAAGAATTGTTTGCTCTTATGCTTTTAAGCCGGTATTTAATAATATGGTAGTTGCCTATGCAGAAGCATTTTCATGGATTTTCTTATTAACGGTATTTTTGTTACGTTTATATCAAAAAAATAGGAAAGAAAAATTGGAAACTTAG
- a CDS encoding DUF6933 domain-containing protein, with protein MIIYATKQTFERYNLKYPKELSTQLGPIVKSIIKKESGDKILEWGAKLFYFDRRKCIQVVNFASKLTLFLIDIKVADIENIGDLMVNYLFELYKKDKLMIKAIEKLIEEHPIICFEKLIDKSIIATLNETQRSFAEDGYRFFDFIEEGILNSIEINRQVNFDWIFSLKINEKKEYIYAGEKFRELLLERYYMV; from the coding sequence ATGATTATATACGCTACAAAACAAACATTTGAAAGATATAATTTAAAGTACCCAAAGGAATTATCCACCCAATTAGGACCTATTGTTAAGTCGATTATTAAGAAAGAAAGTGGAGATAAAATTCTTGAGTGGGGAGCGAAATTATTTTATTTCGACAGGCGAAAATGTATTCAGGTTGTAAATTTTGCAAGTAAATTGACCCTGTTTTTAATTGATATTAAAGTTGCAGATATTGAAAATATTGGGGACTTAATGGTAAATTATTTATTTGAACTCTATAAAAAAGATAAATTGATGATTAAAGCAATAGAAAAGTTAATTGAGGAACATCCAATAATTTGCTTTGAAAAACTTATAGATAAAAGTATAATTGCTACACTTAATGAGACACAAAGGTCATTTGCAGAAGATGGTTACAGGTTCTTTGATTTTATAGAGGAAGGTATTTTAAATTCTATAGAAATTAACAGACAGGTTAACTTTGACTGGATTTTTTCTTTAAAAATAAATGAAAAGAAAGAATATATTTATGCAGGAGAAAAATTTAGGGAACTTTTATTAGAAAGATATTATATGGTTTAA
- a CDS encoding MATE family efflux transporter — MYKENSFKLFIKYALPQMFGLLLNSVYLIVDGIFIGNRLGRDAMAAAAVSVPVVEFLIAISLAVSSGAGIIISSYLGKDKNEDANKTFNLSILVLGLISIIIVVFGNVFINGIANLLGSTPDIHDQAVTYLWYILTFSPFLLFSFLLSGLARNDNRPKLAMIALVVGSVSNIVLDYVFMYPLNMGIAGAALATALGPIFSVLILLPHFISKKGFLYFTKPIISHLVRKIREIVRMITLGFPAFIMEFTIGIVTFIYNYTIIKNGYGEIGLAAYLVIGYLSLIILTVFLGISQGLQPIFSYFNGREDSKRNKDLISFSIKAVTGIGILIYILVVLFAKPFITIFSPDDIELINFTYDKTLLYFWGFVFAGLNILFISFFQSVRETKSALILSLSRGLIVLPIFNFIFPIFLGANVIWFGHSIAETVTAIFAILFFTKYYKKYFLSVKLHKNKGLSS; from the coding sequence ATGTACAAAGAAAATTCTTTTAAACTGTTTATTAAATATGCTTTACCGCAGATGTTTGGACTTTTACTAAATTCGGTTTATTTAATAGTTGATGGTATTTTTATTGGTAACCGCTTAGGAAGAGATGCAATGGCTGCTGCTGCTGTATCAGTTCCTGTTGTTGAGTTTTTAATAGCAATATCATTAGCAGTTTCATCTGGAGCTGGAATAATAATATCCAGTTACTTAGGTAAAGATAAAAATGAAGATGCTAATAAAACTTTTAATTTATCTATTTTAGTTTTAGGATTGATTAGTATTATAATTGTGGTTTTTGGAAATGTCTTCATTAACGGAATAGCTAACCTATTAGGTTCTACTCCAGATATTCATGACCAGGCTGTAACATATTTATGGTATATACTAACTTTTTCACCATTTCTATTATTTAGCTTTCTACTTAGTGGACTAGCTAGAAATGACAATAGACCAAAATTAGCAATGATTGCTTTAGTAGTTGGTTCTGTATCAAATATTGTTTTAGACTATGTATTTATGTATCCATTAAATATGGGAATTGCAGGAGCAGCTTTAGCAACTGCTTTAGGACCAATTTTTAGTGTACTTATACTATTACCACATTTTATATCTAAAAAAGGATTCCTATATTTTACAAAACCTATAATTTCACATCTAGTTAGAAAAATAAGAGAAATTGTAAGAATGATTACTTTAGGATTCCCAGCTTTTATAATGGAGTTTACCATTGGTATAGTAACATTTATATATAATTACACAATAATTAAAAATGGTTACGGAGAAATAGGATTAGCAGCTTATTTGGTTATAGGATATTTAAGTTTGATAATTCTTACGGTATTTTTGGGAATTTCTCAAGGACTACAACCTATTTTCAGCTATTTTAACGGAAGAGAAGATTCAAAAAGAAATAAGGACCTTATTAGCTTCTCTATTAAGGCTGTAACAGGAATCGGAATTTTAATATATATACTTGTTGTATTATTTGCGAAACCATTTATAACAATTTTCTCACCAGATGATATAGAGTTAATAAACTTTACCTATGACAAAACCCTATTATATTTTTGGGGATTTGTATTTGCTGGTTTAAATATTTTATTTATTTCCTTTTTCCAATCTGTAAGGGAAACAAAATCAGCACTAATATTGTCCTTATCTAGAGGATTAATAGTACTTCCTATATTTAATTTTATATTTCCTATATTTTTAGGAGCAAATGTAATTTGGTTTGGTCATTCTATTGCAGAAACAGTTACTGCAATATTTGCAATTTTATTTTTTACAAAATATTATAAGAAATATTTTTTATCAGTTAAACTACACAAAAATAAGGGACTTTCTAGTTAG
- a CDS encoding HD domain-containing protein produces MEINNNDLVREELSKLKENPRFFEMDKVLQHGRTTVLEHSVKVAYLSLAIARKYKLKVNYKSLIRGALLHDYFLYNRKDNTHEGFHAFTHGKTAVNNAKKDYEINKIEEDIILRHMFPLTITPPKYKESWIVCLADTLSATKEFALGGKEKIFTIFNRIKEVQ; encoded by the coding sequence ATGGAAATAAATAATAATGATTTAGTAAGAGAAGAGTTAAGCAAACTAAAAGAAAATCCAAGGTTCTTTGAAATGGATAAGGTGTTACAACATGGAAGGACAACTGTACTTGAACATAGTGTAAAGGTAGCCTATTTAAGTCTTGCTATTGCTAGAAAATATAAGTTAAAAGTAAATTACAAATCTTTAATAAGAGGGGCTTTACTTCATGATTATTTTTTATATAATAGAAAAGATAATACTCATGAAGGGTTTCATGCTTTTACCCATGGCAAAACAGCAGTAAATAACGCAAAAAAAGATTATGAAATTAATAAAATTGAGGAAGATATAATATTAAGGCATATGTTTCCTTTAACAATTACTCCACCCAAATATAAAGAAAGCTGGATAGTTTGTCTAGCAGATACACTTTCAGCTACAAAGGAGTTTGCTTTAGGAGGAAAGGAAAAAATATTTACAATTTTTAATAGAATTAAAGAGGTACAATGA
- a CDS encoding DUF3795 domain-containing protein yields MKNFKRNNAYFSLCGLNCGLCNMRLSGHCPSCGCGEHHSCSIAKCSLNYKGIEYCFQCDNFPCEKYKDADKYDSFITHLHQFKDIKKFQEISEVTYTKEQIAKVEILNFLLENYNAGRQKTFFCLAVNLLELENIKEIVKHLEENEDLKNMQIKEKALHAVDQFKSLAENYGIILKLRKK; encoded by the coding sequence ATGAAAAATTTTAAAAGAAACAATGCTTATTTTTCTCTATGTGGGTTAAATTGTGGATTATGTAATATGAGATTAAGTGGGCATTGTCCAAGTTGTGGCTGTGGAGAACATCACTCATGCTCTATTGCAAAATGTAGTTTAAATTACAAAGGCATTGAATATTGTTTTCAATGTGATAATTTCCCCTGTGAAAAATATAAAGATGCTGATAAATATGATTCTTTTATTACACATCTACACCAATTCAAGGATATTAAAAAATTTCAAGAAATAAGTGAAGTAACTTATACTAAGGAACAGATTGCAAAAGTTGAAATTTTAAATTTTCTTCTAGAGAATTATAATGCAGGAAGACAAAAAACTTTCTTCTGCTTAGCTGTAAATCTTCTGGAATTAGAAAACATAAAAGAAATCGTAAAACATTTAGAGGAAAATGAAGATTTAAAAAATATGCAAATTAAAGAAAAGGCATTACACGCTGTAGATCAGTTTAAAAGCTTAGCAGAAAATTATGGAATAATTTTGAAATTAAGAAAAAAATAA
- a CDS encoding class A sortase, translating to MNKKKIFGLIIIIIGIIFIFITPIMKFFINNKVDNTLNDFEELKVEEIENNNEEKADFDFENISEISPSKVLLNPGEINKNLIVGQIVIPSLDLNLTIFKGLSENELFAGVGTMKNNQIMGKGNYAIAGHYAENNTLFGDLTSIKIGDIVKITDKNNIYEYEIYDTKVVDPNQIDLIEDTESEKRGNPIISLMNCYYEGKKFTGNRFFAFGDLVSVKEYREEEMIRK from the coding sequence ATGAATAAGAAAAAAATTTTCGGACTAATAATTATTATAATAGGAATTATTTTTATTTTTATTACACCTATTATGAAATTTTTTATAAATAATAAAGTTGATAACACCTTAAATGATTTTGAAGAGTTAAAAGTAGAAGAAATTGAAAACAACAATGAAGAAAAGGCTGATTTTGATTTTGAGAATATTAGTGAAATTTCACCATCTAAGGTTTTACTCAATCCAGGAGAAATCAATAAAAATCTAATAGTAGGACAAATAGTAATTCCAAGTTTGGATTTAAACCTTACTATATTTAAAGGCTTAAGTGAAAATGAGTTATTTGCAGGCGTAGGTACAATGAAGAACAACCAGATTATGGGAAAAGGAAACTATGCTATAGCCGGTCATTACGCAGAAAATAATACATTGTTTGGAGACTTAACATCAATAAAAATTGGTGATATAGTAAAAATAACTGATAAAAACAATATTTATGAATATGAAATTTACGACACAAAAGTTGTTGACCCTAACCAAATAGATTTAATAGAAGATACAGAATCAGAAAAAAGAGGTAACCCAATAATTTCCTTAATGAATTGTTATTATGAAGGGAAAAAATTTACCGGAAATAGATTTTTTGCCTTTGGAGATTTAGTTAGTGTTAAAGAATATAGGGAAGAAGAAATGATAAGAAAATAA
- a CDS encoding cytoplasmic protein: MKKVVFFAFQGEEMCFLHLLFNAIDMHKKGIDTKIVIEGKSTALVKTMTEKNNPLFKQVIELNLIDSVCEACSKQMGVYDFIKENTNLTFNGDLLGHPPMEPYINSDYEIITL; the protein is encoded by the coding sequence ATGAAAAAAGTAGTATTTTTTGCTTTTCAAGGTGAAGAAATGTGTTTTTTACATTTACTGTTTAATGCAATTGATATGCATAAGAAAGGCATAGACACAAAAATTGTTATTGAGGGAAAATCTACCGCATTGGTAAAAACAATGACGGAAAAAAATAATCCTTTATTTAAGCAGGTTATTGAATTAAACTTAATTGATTCTGTTTGTGAAGCATGTTCAAAACAAATGGGAGTATATGATTTTATTAAAGAAAATACAAATTTAACATTTAATGGAGATTTATTAGGACATCCACCAATGGAACCTTACATCAATTCAGATTATGAAATAATAACTCTATAA
- a CDS encoding AraC family transcriptional regulator, whose protein sequence is MDSLINMNNAMTYIEEHLKDDIDYSQVVKIARCSEYHFRRMFSFLSGISLSEYVRRRRLTLAAVDLKDSNTRIIDIAVKYGYNSADSFTRAFYNMHGILPSEARSDNVKLKAYPKMTFQLSIKGGIELNYRILEKEPFNLVGFKRRVPVIFEGVNPEIVKMNELLTVEAIKKLKEISNVEPMGIISASTNFSEGRMEEKGELDHYIGVATTNNGEGGFDVLKIDANTWAVFESMGPFPETLQNIWGRIYSEWFPSSGYELAEGPEILWNESADTSRLDYKSEIWIPVKRK, encoded by the coding sequence ATGGATTCTTTAATTAATATGAATAATGCTATGACATATATAGAAGAACATTTAAAGGATGATATTGATTATAGCCAGGTAGTTAAAATAGCGCGTTGCTCAGAATATCATTTTAGACGGATGTTTTCTTTTCTATCGGGAATAAGCTTATCGGAATATGTTCGCAGAAGAAGATTAACACTAGCAGCAGTTGATTTAAAAGATTCTAACACAAGAATTATTGACATTGCAGTGAAATATGGTTACAATTCTGCAGATTCATTTACAAGAGCATTTTACAATATGCATGGTATACTTCCATCAGAAGCAAGAAGCGATAATGTTAAATTAAAAGCATATCCTAAAATGACCTTCCAACTTTCAATTAAAGGAGGGATAGAATTGAATTATCGTATTTTAGAAAAAGAACCTTTTAATCTTGTGGGATTTAAGAGAAGAGTTCCTGTTATTTTTGAAGGAGTTAATCCGGAAATTGTAAAAATGAACGAACTTTTAACAGTAGAAGCAATTAAAAAACTAAAGGAAATTTCTAATGTTGAGCCAATGGGAATTATTAGTGCCTCTACTAATTTTTCAGAAGGAAGAATGGAAGAAAAGGGAGAGTTAGATCATTATATTGGAGTAGCAACTACCAATAATGGTGAAGGTGGTTTTGATGTATTAAAAATTGATGCAAATACTTGGGCAGTATTTGAGTCCATGGGACCATTTCCGGAAACCCTTCAAAATATTTGGGGAAGAATATATTCTGAGTGGTTCCCATCTTCAGGCTATGAGCTAGCTGAAGGTCCGGAAATATTATGGAATGAAAGTGCCGATACATCAAGACTGGACTATAAAAGTGAAATTTGGATTCCTGTAAAAAGAAAATAG
- a CDS encoding HD domain-containing protein has translation MKNIEYKRMIINEIKSLKEDSRFMETVNFMQHGNTSVYEHSLKVAYISCKIAYKLKANVDYKTLIRGALLHDYFLYDWHDKNAHEGWHGFRHPRKAWKNAKKEFDLNRVEEDIILKHMFPLVPLFPLFKESWIVCLADKISAVYETMERKTVKA, from the coding sequence ATGAAAAATATTGAATATAAAAGAATGATTATTAATGAAATAAAATCATTAAAAGAAGATTCCAGATTTATGGAAACTGTTAATTTTATGCAACATGGAAACACATCTGTATATGAGCATAGTTTAAAAGTAGCTTATATTAGTTGTAAAATTGCATATAAATTAAAAGCTAATGTTGATTATAAAACCTTAATAAGAGGGGCACTTTTACATGACTACTTCCTATATGACTGGCATGATAAAAATGCTCATGAAGGTTGGCATGGTTTTAGACATCCAAGAAAAGCTTGGAAAAATGCAAAAAAAGAATTCGACTTAAATAGAGTAGAGGAAGATATTATTCTGAAGCACATGTTCCCATTAGTTCCATTATTTCCATTGTTTAAGGAAAGTTGGATAGTTTGTTTAGCTGATAAAATTTCTGCAGTTTATGAAACTATGGAAAGAAAAACAGTAAAAGCTTAG
- a CDS encoding DNA alkylation repair protein — translation MIDDWLENNNPNTRRAVTEGLRIWTNKPYFKENPKEAILRLSMLKEDKSEYVRKSLGNAIRDISKKYPTLIKEELKTWKLKNKKIIQVYKLANKFIQEEK, via the coding sequence ATAATTGATGACTGGCTTGAAAATAACAATCCAAATACAAGAAGAGCTGTTACAGAAGGTCTTAGAATTTGGACTAATAAGCCATATTTTAAAGAAAATCCCAAAGAAGCAATATTAAGACTTTCTATGTTAAAAGAAGATAAAAGTGAATATGTTAGAAAATCCCTTGGTAATGCAATAAGGGATATAAGTAAAAAATATCCAACACTTATAAAAGAAGAATTAAAAACATGGAAGTTAAAGAATAAAAAGATTATACAGGTTTATAAACTTGCAAATAAATTTATACAGGAGGAAAAATGA
- a CDS encoding exodeoxyribonuclease III: protein MRFISWNIDSLNAALTAESARAILSREVLNTIINYEPDVIALQETKLASTGPTKKHLKILEEMFPAYEIVWSCSVEPARKGYAGTMFLYKEDLQPSVSFPTIGAPSTMDAEGRIITLEFENFYLTQVYTPNAGDGLSRLEERQEWDIKYADYLEKLDKEKYVIATGDFNVAHKEIDLAHPKNNMQSAGFTKEERQGFTNLLDRGFTDTFRYIHGDVEGIYTWWAQRAKTSKINNSGWRIDYWLVSDRIADKVIKSEVVNSGPRQDHAPILLEIDL from the coding sequence ATGAGATTTATTTCATGGAATATTGATTCATTAAATGCAGCCTTAACGGCTGAATCGGCACGTGCTATATTAAGCAGGGAGGTGCTGAATACAATTATAAATTATGAACCGGATGTTATAGCCCTACAGGAAACCAAACTGGCTAGTACCGGTCCTACAAAAAAACACTTGAAAATTTTAGAAGAAATGTTTCCGGCTTATGAAATTGTATGGAGTTGTTCGGTAGAACCAGCACGTAAGGGTTATGCAGGAACTATGTTTCTATATAAGGAAGATTTACAACCGTCTGTTTCATTTCCAACTATTGGTGCCCCAAGTACTATGGATGCAGAGGGAAGAATTATTACTTTGGAGTTTGAAAATTTTTATTTAACCCAGGTTTATACACCTAATGCAGGTGATGGTTTGAGCAGGTTAGAGGAAAGACAAGAGTGGGATATAAAATATGCAGACTATTTGGAAAAGCTTGATAAAGAAAAGTATGTTATAGCAACAGGTGATTTCAACGTAGCCCATAAAGAAATAGACCTAGCCCATCCTAAGAACAATATGCAGTCTGCCGGATTCACCAAAGAAGAACGTCAAGGATTTACTAATCTCTTAGATAGAGGATTTACAGATACCTTCCGATACATCCATGGTGATGTTGAAGGGATATACACTTGGTGGGCTCAACGTGCAAAGACAAGTAAAATCAATAATTCAGGCTGGAGAATCGACTATTGGCTGGTTAGTGACCGTATTGCAGATAAAGTTATTAAATCCGAAGTGGTAAATTCAGGTCCTAGACAGGACCATGCACCAATTTTGTTGGAAATTGATTTATAG
- a CDS encoding NUDIX domain-containing protein, which yields MFDALRREVKEETGLVITKILGEDESFYTEVNGNRVINFTPFCVCQNMSGLYSIVLNVFICYAEGELLEKTDESINIRWERVEDVKRMLQENKEKFFLMDITPLNKYLNIK from the coding sequence ATATTCGATGCTTTAAGACGTGAAGTAAAAGAGGAAACTGGTTTAGTAATTACTAAAATTTTAGGGGAAGATGAATCCTTTTATACAGAGGTAAATGGAAATAGGGTTATAAACTTTACTCCTTTTTGTGTATGTCAAAATATGTCCGGCTTGTATTCAATAGTTTTAAATGTTTTTATCTGTTATGCAGAAGGGGAGCTATTGGAAAAAACCGATGAAAGCATTAATATAAGATGGGAAAGAGTTGAGGATGTAAAAAGAATGTTACAAGAGAATAAGGAAAAGTTTTTCCTTATGGATATAACTCCATTAAACAAATATCTAAATATAAAATAA
- a CDS encoding SWIM zinc finger family protein, whose product MQWEHLFETHILNRGLDYYNRGLVEDFKENNNLIKATVIGAEDYEVTIGIEDSMVHHMECNCMYARKGNNCKHMAALLYYFEENKYENTLNETIENTDDYIKKVVEEADLNILREFLVEIFKSDKKIFYKFLTLHNLDVGNIDLELYKEEINDIFEDYEDNDGYINYYNAYDFISDLEQFIDDTVMVLLKGHKYNEVFDLIRHIFIYTGDQSMDDSDGGTIFLFNKCIKILREVISVGDKMLNRIILDWVLKEVEKPSNDYIEHYLEDFLFDVFRGDEFIEVKKRLIERKIAYFKTKDIEEFSEYNSEKWIMRNIALMEEEKLPVKEIMQYCEENIIFHNVREYYVLKCIEEEDYLKAIEILKDGKKADREYKRYIKDYSLQLKDLYKLTDNIEAYEKELNLLVLEYCPGDVEIFKEIKQLYAKDEWKEKREEVFSKLPNYYLGNLFKEERLYDRLLIHVQASEGIGSLLRYEDVLKEIYPKELLDKYEYELEEFAAFNVNRKSYQELVSNLRRMFTYSKGKERVEDIVNRWKKKYKNRPAMIEELNKL is encoded by the coding sequence ATGCAATGGGAACACCTGTTTGAAACACATATACTAAATAGAGGATTGGATTATTACAATAGAGGGTTAGTTGAAGATTTTAAAGAAAATAATAACTTAATTAAAGCTACTGTAATTGGAGCTGAAGATTATGAAGTTACTATAGGTATTGAAGATAGTATGGTACATCATATGGAGTGTAATTGTATGTACGCTCGTAAAGGAAATAATTGCAAACATATGGCAGCTTTACTTTATTACTTTGAAGAAAATAAATACGAAAATACCCTAAACGAAACTATTGAAAATACAGATGACTATATTAAAAAAGTCGTAGAAGAGGCTGATTTAAATATATTACGGGAATTTTTGGTGGAGATATTTAAATCGGATAAAAAAATATTTTATAAGTTTTTAACTCTACACAATCTTGATGTAGGTAATATCGATTTAGAATTATATAAAGAAGAGATTAATGATATTTTTGAGGATTACGAAGACAACGATGGATATATCAATTATTATAATGCCTATGATTTCATTTCTGATTTAGAGCAATTCATAGATGATACTGTAATGGTGTTACTAAAAGGTCACAAATACAATGAAGTATTTGATTTAATAAGACACATCTTTATTTATACTGGAGATCAAAGTATGGATGATTCAGATGGGGGAACTATTTTCTTATTTAATAAGTGTATAAAAATCTTAAGAGAAGTAATTTCTGTAGGCGATAAGATGTTAAATAGAATTATTCTTGACTGGGTTCTGAAGGAGGTAGAAAAGCCTTCAAATGATTATATAGAACATTATTTGGAGGATTTTTTATTTGATGTTTTTAGAGGAGATGAATTTATAGAGGTAAAGAAAAGGCTCATAGAGAGAAAGATAGCATATTTTAAAACTAAAGACATAGAAGAATTCAGTGAATATAATAGTGAAAAATGGATAATGAGAAACATAGCCTTAATGGAGGAAGAAAAGCTACCTGTAAAAGAAATTATGCAATATTGCGAAGAAAACATTATATTTCATAATGTTAGAGAATATTATGTTCTAAAATGCATAGAGGAAGAGGATTATTTAAAGGCGATTGAAATATTAAAAGACGGGAAAAAAGCAGATAGAGAATATAAAAGATATATTAAGGACTATAGCCTACAGTTAAAGGATTTGTATAAACTGACGGATAATATTGAAGCATATGAGAAGGAATTAAATTTATTAGTTTTAGAATATTGTCCAGGAGATGTAGAAATATTCAAGGAAATAAAACAGCTATACGCTAAAGATGAATGGAAAGAGAAGAGAGAAGAGGTTTTTTCTAAATTGCCAAACTATTATTTAGGGAATTTATTCAAGGAAGAAAGGTTGTATGACCGTTTATTGATTCATGTACAAGCTTCTGAAGGAATTGGTAGCTTACTAAGATATGAAGATGTATTAAAGGAAATTTATCCTAAAGAACTATTAGATAAATATGAATATGAACTAGAGGAGTTTGCAGCCTTTAATGTAAATCGAAAGAGTTATCAAGAACTTGTTTCTAATTTAAGAAGGATGTTTACTTACTCCAAGGGAAAAGAAAGGGTAGAAGATATTGTAAATAGATGGAAGAAAAAATATAAGAATCGTCCTGCGATGATTGAAGAATTAAATAAATTGTAA